CTCAACGATCAAAACGCACTCAGAGGATGATAAATCAATTCAATCTCTGAAAAATACTCAATCAATCACAAATTTTCACTAGAAAAAGAATAAGGTTTGATGCAATAACAGCTTTAGATCCAAATATCATAGATTAATTAGGCATAATAAGAACaaaagggggagagagagagatctaaGAATGGGACCATTGTCGTCCTTGTCGAATATGCTGAATGCCTCATTGAACTCGAAGATCTAGTCGTCGGTGAGTTGATTGGCCATCGTTGAGAACGTTTGGCTTCCGAGAAAATCATAGAGAAAGTGTCCAAAATGAAAGGGAAAATATGTTTGTGCATGTCTCGAATGTGGAAAGATGTAAGAGACGGGTACGCTTTATATATCCAAAGAAAGAGTGGTGGAGGGGATGGAAGGGTGGAGTCGTGGAGGGGGTGGAGGGGTGGAGCTGtgggtgtgtatgtgtgtgtgtttttctttttaattaattttttaatgacacaTGGCACCCAATCATTGTTCACAATGagcgccacatcatcagttaacgggagacttaacagccaGACTAACGGATATacgaaactgtcccaaaattaacactttaggtatgactctaggacgaaaaaaactttatgtactaaatgttgaaaaccacgaaacttgagggtagtaaactgatatttacccttttttttaatatattactAATGTCATACAATTTCACGCTGAAATATAAACACAACATAAGAAATAGTTATCAAGTAATGGTATGACTAACACacttaaaaacttaatatacaTTAATCtgaataaaatttttttttgtcagtaTTGTTAAAAAAGTTACTATAAAATTTTTACAAGAAATGTTATTGATAAAATGGTAAGCAATAAAAATTGAAGGGTTAATATCTCTTTACTACCCtaaagttttgtggttttcaacatttagtacatcaagttttttttcgtcccagagtgatacctaaagtgttaattttgggataatctcatacatccgttaatcaaactgttaaatttgctgttaactgatgacgtggcgcccatatggacatttcattaaaaaaaataaaagtacttaaaaaaagggttaaactctgtttactaccctcatgtttcatggttttcaacatttggtatatcaagtttttttcgtcccagagtcatacctaaagtgtaaattttggaatagtcttatacatccgttagtaaaactgttaagtcttccgttaactgatgatgtggcgtccacgtggacaatgactgagtgccacgtgtcattaaaaaaatattaaaatattaaaaaaaaaaaccttcttcttccttgcaaCCCGCACCctccccccctttttttttccctctctcttcttcttcttcttccgggTTTTCTTCTACCCAGATTCggttattcttcttcttcctcctttttctttttcttcttcttcttccttcttcttcttcttcttcttcttccttcttcctcttcttcctcccagattcgttttttttcttttttctctttcttcttcttcctcccagattcggttttttttttcttctccttattcttcttcttcctcccagatttggttttttttttcttctccttcttcttcttcttcccagactcgatttttttttcttcttcttcttcccagatttgtttttttttttctttttcttttttttcttcttcttcttcccagattcctttttttgttttgtttttttcttcttctcattcttcttcttcctcctccttcttcttcttcttcccagattctttttttttcttctcgagattcgttttttttcttctccttcttcttcttcttcttcttcttcccagattcggttttttttttctatttttttccttcttctgggttgggggCAAgaagtggatttttttttaatattttaattttttttaatgacacgtggcgcataGTCATTGTCCACCTAGGCGCCACATCTCAGTTAACGGAAGACTTAAcaatttgactaacggatgtatgagactatcccaaaatttacactttacgtatgactctgagacgaaaaaaacttgatgtaccaaatattgaaaatcacgaaatatgatggtagtaaacagagtttaaccctaaaaaaaacataaaaaaaccaGAACCCTTTTTTTCCTTCCCATTCGTCTTCCCCACTGGAAAAGGGGCCGAATTCCTCACCCTCGATTGGTGCGACGGTAAGCCCATTGCCTCCCTTTTCCACACCAGCTTCCATCTCCACCGCTCGCTCCCCTCTCTCATCTCCTCTTTCATCTTTCCTCTTTCATCTTTCCTTTTTCCTCTTTCTATCTCATaagtttcttttttctctctctctctcttagagGTGTGGATGGCGATTGAGGGGTCGAAGAAGGAGGCCGTCACGACGTGGTAGATCTGCTGGTCCCATAACACAGAGCAGTACGATGGCGTCAAGGGATTCTGCATTAGCTCTAACGAAATCTGGCAGATGGAACATTGAAGGAATCTCAATGGACTCCAGCTCCTCAATCATCTTCTTCATATCCAATTTATTCGCCACAACATTGATTTCGTGGTGTCGCCCTGTTGCGCTTGTGGATCAGTTGGGAAGAGAGCCTACGCAACGTCTCTCTTCCTCTGCGCCCAGTGCTCCCCCTCCCTCTTTGACTATGCACATTCACCATCTTCCTCATCATCTTCCGCACCCAGTGCTTCCCCTCATTCTTCGACTCCTGCACTTCCACTATCTTCTCACCAtcacaaaactataaaaaaaaaaccacatccTTAACCATGAAAAATTAGAAACCCACGAAATTCAACatcatcaaattcaaaaattgaaaaccgatGGTGAAAAATCTGGTGCGGGTCAACCCAAATCTGGGTTTGGTGTTGGATCACGATGGGTTCACTCCCCTGCATCTGGGTGTGATCAAGAAGCGAGCTGCGGTTGTGGCCGAGTCAAATCGGCGGCGACTTGGATTTTGACTTAAGGAGGCGATGGTGGGTTGCACTTGTGTGTGAAGCATCACAGGCTGAAGGTGTTGAAGGTTTTGGTGGAATGTATTGGGAAAGGGAATTGAAGGTGGGTGTGCAGAGTGGGTGTACAAAGAAGAGAAAGGGAAGGAGGGGATTGGGGGTTGAGGTAGGAGTGGTGCGAGAGAAAGAGTGTTGGGGGGTGGGAGAAGGGGTGGGTGATGGGAGGGTGGGAAGGTGGGCATGAGTGGGATTTAGggaagatgggtttttttttaattaattaattatttattttattttataaataatttataaaaaaggAGAGGCAGGCCATGGACGTAATAATGAGTACAGATCCTTTCCAGATCTAAAAAAATGGAGCTTAGGGATCAAATTATCTGGATCGtttaaatttaatccaacggctacgtttattataactttagagaaatttcttatttataattatttgatcaaatttcaacgatatgtatcatttgatctttagattcctttttttttaagatccgaagaggatctgtACTCCGAAATAATAACCGTTGTAAAAACACGAACAGAGGTCTGCCACGTCGTTAATGGACCGTTACAATCAAGATGAACAAGTCTACTAGGTCCCACTAAACTGTAAGCTGAGTTGGCGAAATATTAGTGGTTGGACCACAATGACGGGGACCTCATTGGTCAATCCACACGATTACACCAACCCCAATAAACAGTGGAATTTCGGAGCAGCATATGCCACCTAACACCAACGTCTAGTGGGCGAATATTTccataaaaattataatttgtatttttggaaaaaaaatttaaaataaaataaaataaataaatctggATCAAGTTTGGCGCACGTTCACGCACCGGCTCACGTTAGCACCTGTCCCTCGGTCAGCATATCCCTTGAACGCGTCAGATTTTTCCACGTGTTGGAATTGTCCCGCGCTTCATAAATCTATCCGTTAaccctactctctctctctcttctttctctctctctctctctctctctctctctctctctctctttcgtcTGCAACTTCCGTtgaagaggaagagaaagaggatcgtgaaaaataaataaataaaaataaagaaaaaagattgaaattttttcaaaaagaaaagggaaaagttaGGAAATGGGGAAACTATTGTGCGATTCGACCGCCGTCGCGGAGACATTTCAAAGCCCTTCGCCGACGGTGCCGTGGAGGGACCCACCCAAGGCGTCGCCGCTCGACGAGGACACAATCTCGGCCGTAGATCTGGTTGAGCAATCGACGGATGACGCCGCATGGGACAGCGTGGTGGGGCTTGAGGAGCAGCAGAGACGGCACCTCCAGAGGCTGCATACGAAGGGGGTGCTCTGGAAGCTCCCGGAGGATCACGACTCGTCGAAATCCGAGTCTATAATGCCGCAGAAGTCGATGGTCTTCAGACTCTCGCACGGCGGAGAGGTGTCGTCCGACGGAAATTGCCTGTTCACGGCGTCGCAGAAGGCGATGAGGGTGGCGAGTGAGATGGACGCGCGTGAGCTGAGGAGGCTGACGGTGCGGAGATTCACGGAGGACTATGGATCTGCGGCCGCGGAGGAGAAGCGGGTGATAGACGACGCCATTCGGCATATGTACGCGCCTGATCTGAAGGCCGGGTGGGGGATACATGTGATTCAGGAGGTCAAGTTGCTGGCCAAGAAAGACGAGCGCGTGAGTCTCGACTCCGCCATTGACGAGCTTCTTCAGCTCGGCATGCAGAGGTAACATTTCCGCAGATCTGTTCCTTTTCATTACCTTGAAAtctaaatttttaatcttgaaatttaataaaaaataaaataaaaattcatttctttagagGCGTAAGTAcaaaaatttgattttattgttaaaattaataaattttattCAGATTAAATACAAGAGTTTGATTTCCCTACGTTTAGATctgaaaatttgatttcttgtctgaaagtttgattttttttgtgggAAAATGATGAACACATGACTGTATATTAAGGTTGATTAACAGACGTTAGTATGTTCTTATTAAATTTCAGTTCTTGGAAAGATTTATGTTGTCTGGTTCgattgtcttattatttcttgtGTTTTGTTTTCGTTTTCGTTTTTGTTGAATGTAGAGAGCTGGCAGCAGAGTCCATTTACAAGGAGAGATGTATCCCAGTGATTGATGGACAAAGTTGGGCCAAATACATGTCGATCTCTGGTTCACCGGATGATGAATACGACATCATCACATTGCAATACACAGAGGAAGGTTTATTAACCATCGACGAAAACAGAGAAGGTCATGCTGCAGCTTTCGGAGATGACATTGCAATTGAGTGTCTTGCCACAGAGTTTAAGCGAGAGATTTATGTGGTAAGGACAAGGAATGATTTTGATTGTTGctctgcattttttttcttttgcaatgGTGAAGTTTTTGCAATGTGCATGGGTGCAATTTCACATCACTATCGGTATAATTTTATACATGTTTGTATATCACCTCTTCTCTTATgatgttttgttgaatttttttaagtagTGCGAGTTACTCTTAGTTTCTGAACTTAATATTGAGTAAATGCTGAGTTCGAAAGCATGAGTGTCTAAAATAGTCTCACTCTAAAATCATTGAGTGAATGCTTATTTCGAAAGTTCAACTGTATTAACACTTATTGAGTAAATGCTGAGTTCGAAAGCATGAGTGTCTAAAATAGTCTCACTCTAAAATCATTGAGTGAATGCTTATTTCGAAAGTTCAACTGTATTTACACTTATTGCACCAACTCCTGGGAAAGCCGAGTTGATATTTGAAGACTGCATTTTCCTACATTTTAATTTGTAAGATTTTAGTTTGGAATCATCAACACTTGTTtctgttttgagtcaaaaaGCTACCGCCCGCCTTGTCAGTGTGCGCCTTGTCAGTGTGCCATATGCTGCTATAGGCAGAACAGGATAGTTATTCTCAGTTCTAGTATTAGTACACAGGCTAAACCTGTTTTTTGTGCATTTGATAATTTTTCCATTGCACTTTGTCAACATCGGGATACTGGCAAGTATGGATTGGTGAAGTTTTTGGGCATGAACCGGATTATTCATCTTCTTATGAAGCATTCTTGTCTGAAACTCATCTTCTTACAGGTTCAAGCACATGGTTCGGATGCGATGGTTGATGAAGAGAATTGCGTTTTCTTCCTTCCCCACCGACCAAGGAGTCAAATTTGTGAACttcccttctttcttttcatgAAAGGAACAggtaaagaaaagaaagatcTTTGGCTGAAAATACATTTCTAGGCAGTTGATTAATTTTGTTCATTACCACTCTCAGCCTACGTATAATTCTGAACATTTATTGTACAGGTTGGTGTGGCGCCGGAGC
The nucleotide sequence above comes from Malus sylvestris chromosome 16, drMalSylv7.2, whole genome shotgun sequence. Encoded proteins:
- the LOC126607068 gene encoding uncharacterized protein LOC126607068, with translation MGKLLCDSTAVAETFQSPSPTVPWRDPPKASPLDEDTISAVDLVEQSTDDAAWDSVVGLEEQQRRHLQRLHTKGVLWKLPEDHDSSKSESIMPQKSMVFRLSHGGEVSSDGNCLFTASQKAMRVASEMDARELRRLTVRRFTEDYGSAAAEEKRVIDDAIRHMYAPDLKAGWGIHVIQEVKLLAKKDERVSLDSAIDELLQLGMQRELAAESIYKERCIPVIDGQSWAKYMSISGSPDDEYDIITLQYTEEGLLTIDENREGHAAAFGDDIAIECLATEFKREIYVVQAHGSDAMVDEENCVFFLPHRPRSQICELPFFLFMKGTGWCGAGADHYEPLIAHPLSLISQEKVAVVL